One stretch of Podospora bellae-mahoneyi strain CBS 112042 chromosome 2, whole genome shotgun sequence DNA includes these proteins:
- the PRI2 gene encoding DNA primase subunit pri2 (COG:L; EggNog:ENOG503NWKN; BUSCO:EOG092626HU) — MNRIDAKRRNVVDHRKKQFVEATYQPQQYPHRLNFYTTPPTADITLEQFEQWAIDRLRILAELEACSFRNKTPAETAAHMEPLLKKYLPLDNNSSNHSQLFAQRQKDHYSHFILRLAFSSTEDLRRRFTRVESMLFRLRFQGDDMKERNAFVRTLNLDWEPVSEEEKTELAAELAATVGFSGKRGQPTVQDEEWSKVDWERVPDLIEHRKVFVKRGKAYVPSREQQSMVMTEFNARLEKSLELTARALPRLDEDDRLTPILNHLSKNFIAPDSVYTNSSSAIEGAEISARNIDNLSQHFPMCMAHLHRTLRRDSKLRHFGRLQYTLFLKGIGLNLEECLVFWRSSFNKMTDDEFNKGYRYNVRHVYGDVGGDSNRRSGGYSPYSCQKILTEHAPGNGEAHGCPYRHFDEQNLMTLLEGVGISDKGVLQGVREDKQKQKFHMACNRVFEYVHKNELRRAKDEGIMTAAQLETIVHPNEYFKRSYLLKNLGKMKKEGDGDVKMEG, encoded by the exons AACTTCtacaccacccctccaacagcAGATATTACTCTCGAGCAGTTTGAACAATGGGCTATCGACAGACTAAGGATTcttgccgagctcgaggCTTGCTCGTTCAGGAACAAGACACCGGCGGAAACAGCGGCGCACATGGAACCACTACTCAAGAAATACCTCCCTCTTGATAACAATAGCTCGAACCACTCCCAGCTGTTCGCCCAGAGGCAAAAAGATCACTACAGCCATTTTATTCTTCGTCTTGCGTTCTCTTCAACGGAGGACTTGCGCCGTCGGTTTACTCGTGTCGAATCAATGCTTTTCAGATTGCGCTTCCAGGGCGATGACATGAAGGAGCGCAACGCTTTTGTGCGCACGCTGAATCTTGATTGGGAACCAGTctcagaggaggagaaaacGGAACTTGCCGCCGAGCTGGCAGCTACAGTTGGGTTCTCCGGCAAGAGAGGGCAACCGACGGTGCAGGATGAGGAGTGGTCAAAGGTAGACTGGGAAAGAGTCCCTGATTTGATCGAGCACAGAAAGGTGTTTGTCAAAAGGGGGAAAGCCTATGTCCCATCGAGGGAGCAGCAGAGTATGGTCATGACGGAGTTTAACGCCCGTCTGGAGAAGTCGTTGGAG CTCACAGCCCGcgccctcccccgcctcgaCGAAGATGATCGCCTCACCCCTATCCTGAACCACCTCTCCAAAAACTTCATCGCCCCGGACTCGGTCTacaccaactcctcctcggccatcgAAGGCGCCGAGATCTCCGCCCGCAACATCGACAACCTCTCCCAACACTTCCCCATGTGCATggcccacctccaccgcacCCTCCGCCGCGACTCTAAGCTCCGTCACTTTGGCCGCCTGCAAtacaccctcttcctcaaggGCATCGGTCTAAACCTCGAGGAGTGTCTTGTCTTCTGGCGGtcctccttcaacaagaTGACCGACGACGAGTTCAACAAGGGATACCGGTACAACGTCCGTCACGTCTACGGTGATGTAGGCGGTGACTCCAACAGGAGAAGCGGGGGCTACAGTCCGTACAGTTGTCAGAAGATCCTAACGGAGCATGCTCCCGGTAACGGGGAGGCGCATGGGTGTCCGTACAGGCATTTTGACGAGCAAAATTTGATGACGCTactggagggggtggggattAGTGATAAGGGGGTGCTgcagggggtgagggaggataagcagaagcagaagttTCATATGGCTTGTAATAG GGTATTTGAATACGTTCACAAGAACGAGCTCAGGAGGGCAAAGGACGAGGGTATCATGACGGCTGCGCAATTGGAGACGATTGTGCATCCTAATGAGTACTTCAAGAGGAGTTACTTGTTGAAGAATCTGGGCAAGATGAAAAAGGAAGGGGACGGCGATGTGAAGATGGAGGGTTGA
- a CDS encoding hypothetical protein (EggNog:ENOG503P7VV): protein MSSYRPKAPYSSLSGSSSSSYSASDSDLSSSSSRSSVRHSMDSTQRPVQVSVIRCLRCARAEELTSTDDPNSSGMVQIGTNIYYCNRCAKMVGYT from the coding sequence ATGTCGTCTTACCGTCCAAAGGCACCATACAGCTCCCTCTCCggctcctcttcatcatcctaCTCCGCTTCGGATTCAGACCTCTCTAGCTCCAGCTCACGATCCTCAGTACGACACAGCATGGATTCCACACAGCGCCCCGTACAGGTCTCCGTCATCCGCTGCTTGCGATGTGCTCGTGCCGAAGAGTTGACCAGCACCGACGACCCCAACAGCTCTGGAATGGTCCAAATCGGTACCAACATCTACTATTGCAACAGATGCGCCAAGATGGTTGGCTACACGTGA